The following nucleotide sequence is from Bactrocera oleae isolate idBacOlea1 chromosome 2, idBacOlea1, whole genome shotgun sequence.
ATTTTGGACGTACCACTACCGTTCCCTGGCTATTATGGCACCAGCGCCTGTCCGTACATCTACGATGCCGAGGGCAAAGAGAAGGTGGGCTGCCCACTTAAAGCCGGACAAACATATACCTACAAGaatagtttcaaaattttaccaATCTATCCGACTGTTAATTTGGTCATACACTGGGGCTTGGGTGATAAACAGGGTGATGTTGTATGCTTCCAAATACCGGCTAAGATAAAgtcgtaaatatttgtatgaaggAATGTTGGCAAATATATTGTGTTACTTACTTACATAACtgtattaaaataatgaaaatatttgggtAAGAATAAACGTGTCAGTGCTCTCtttgattaatatttatataataactttaataaacaaaaacaacttttatattttttagagattttcatatttgtaattaatttttatttttttttgtttgttaatttaaatattgtttttgcgaATTGAAAACAAATACATGGTTGCTTATACTTATGCATATGCAGtattttcaactttattttaaacacaGCTTTAATAGTCGTCAATAATATTGATGCATCCAGCCCATTGCATCAATATTTTGACAAATAGATGGAGATcgagttaatttaaattttatgataatGAGTAACCTGATCATTATGTAGCcataaattgcataaaatttaataacttaCAACAATGTACATT
It contains:
- the Npc2b gene encoding ecdysteroid-regulated 16 kDa protein, with the translated sequence MKSYISTATVFIMLFALTNATEVRKCPKSTARALTADEVTISNCPKNKCTLKRNTEASIEMKLKPERDFNELNSDIQGIILDVPLPFPGYYGTSACPYIYDAEGKEKVGCPLKAGQTYTYKNSFKILPIYPTVNLVIHWGLGDKQGDVVCFQIPAKIKS